One Deltaproteobacteria bacterium DNA window includes the following coding sequences:
- the rplQ gene encoding 50S ribosomal protein L17 encodes MRHQVAGRKLGKTSSHRWAMFRNMATSLVTHERIETTLHKAKELRSIADHMITLGKRGDLHARRQALSFIRSPLVVDKIFSDLALRFKERNGGYTRVLHLGERAGDSAPMALIEYLPGEGAAQAEAPQARKGEKKPATRQAAVKKSPKGPAPKAEKKESKRAEVKADKKTEKEALKAKKKEEKAKRKEEKAKKKEEKKAAKKEARKKSK; translated from the coding sequence ATGAGGCATCAAGTCGCGGGTCGAAAACTGGGAAAAACATCGAGCCACCGGTGGGCCATGTTTCGCAACATGGCCACCTCGTTGGTGACACACGAGCGGATCGAAACCACTTTGCACAAGGCCAAGGAACTTCGCTCGATCGCGGATCATATGATCACACTCGGGAAGCGGGGCGACCTCCATGCGCGCCGTCAAGCGCTTTCCTTTATCCGATCCCCCCTGGTGGTCGACAAAATATTTTCTGATCTGGCCCTCCGCTTTAAAGAACGGAACGGCGGCTACACCCGCGTTCTTCATCTGGGGGAACGGGCCGGCGATTCCGCCCCCATGGCGCTCATTGAATATCTCCCCGGCGAAGGGGCCGCGCAGGCAGAGGCGCCCCAAGCCAGGAAAGGGGAGAAAAAACCCGCCACGCGGCAAGCCGCCGTCAAAAAATCCCCCAAGGGGCCGGCGCCCAAAGCGGAAAAGAAAGAGTCCAAAAGAGCGGAGGTCAAGGCCGACAAGAAAACCGAAAAGGAGGCCTTGAAAGCGAAAAAGAAGGAAGAAAAAGCCAAAAGGAAAGAAGAGAAGGCCAAAAAGAAGGAAGAAAAAAAGGCGGCCAAAAAAGAGGCAAGGAAGAAATCAAAGT
- the infA gene encoding translation initiation factor IF-1, whose amino-acid sequence MPKEDAIEVEGKVVEPLPNAMFRVELENGHRVLAHISGKMRMHFIKILPGDKVKVELSPYDLNRGRITYRAK is encoded by the coding sequence ATGCCCAAAGAAGACGCGATTGAGGTGGAAGGAAAGGTTGTCGAGCCGCTCCCGAACGCCATGTTTCGGGTGGAGCTCGAAAACGGCCATCGCGTCCTGGCCCATATCTCCGGAAAGATGAGGATGCATTTTATCAAGATACTCCCGGGGGATAAGGTGAAAGTGGAACTGTCCCCCTACGATTTGAACCGGGGGCGAATTACGTATCGGGCAAAGTAA
- the rpsM gene encoding 30S ribosomal protein S13 → MPRIAGVDIPGKKRIEVALTYVYGIGLPRSRDVLEKAGVGLDTRAEKLTDDELAKIRSVIDANHQVEGNLRRLVSMNIKRLMDIGCYRGLRHKKSLPVRGQRTKTNSRTRKGPRKTVAGKKRAPTSK, encoded by the coding sequence ATGCCAAGAATAGCAGGGGTGGACATACCGGGAAAAAAGCGCATCGAGGTGGCCCTCACCTACGTCTATGGAATCGGCCTGCCGCGGTCGCGCGACGTGCTGGAAAAGGCGGGGGTGGGGCTCGATACGCGCGCCGAAAAGTTGACCGATGACGAACTGGCCAAAATCCGCTCCGTCATCGACGCCAACCATCAGGTTGAGGGGAATCTGCGCCGCCTCGTTTCGATGAACATCAAGCGGCTGATGGACATCGGCTGTTACCGGGGTCTCCGACACAAAAAGAGCCTGCCGGTCAGGGGTCAGAGGACAAAAACCAACTCGCGGACGCGCAAGGGGCCGAGAAAAACGGTGGCCGGCAAGAAGAGGGCGCCGACGTCGAAATAA
- the rpsK gene encoding 30S ribosomal protein S11, translating to MAKDKQGLPTISAEPVVKEAAVKKPAYKKKKKVHKNVSQGIIHVHATFNNTIITITDPRGNTLSWASAGSKGFKGSRKSTPFAAQLAAEEAARRAMEHGLRTAVAYVKGPGGGREAALRAMSSAGIRVTRIEDVTPIPHNGCRPPKRRRV from the coding sequence ATGGCAAAAGATAAACAAGGTCTGCCGACCATCAGCGCTGAACCGGTTGTCAAGGAAGCGGCGGTCAAAAAGCCGGCCTATAAAAAGAAAAAGAAGGTGCACAAGAACGTCAGCCAGGGGATCATTCATGTTCATGCCACCTTCAACAACACCATTATCACCATCACCGATCCCCGCGGCAACACCCTTTCGTGGGCCTCGGCGGGGAGCAAGGGCTTCAAGGGTTCCCGCAAATCCACCCCTTTTGCGGCCCAGCTGGCGGCGGAGGAGGCCGCCAGACGCGCGATGGAGCACGGGTTAAGGACGGCGGTCGCCTATGTGAAGGGGCCGGGCGGGGGGCGCGAGGCGGCCTTAAGGGCCATGTCGTCGGCCGGAATCCGGGTGACAAGGATCGAGGATGTCACCCCCATTCCGCACAACGGGTGCCGCCCGCCGAAGAGGAGGAGAGTGTAA
- a CDS encoding DNA-directed RNA polymerase subunit alpha: protein MTLIYKNWRNLIKPKFLEIEPETHSAVYGRFIARPLERGFGLTLGNALRRILLSSLQGASIISVKMDGVLHEFSTIPGVKEDVTNIILNLKELKLKLLTGESAVMSLKASRPGLITAKEIETGGHVEILNPDHPIAVLGEDGKLSMEMAVKIGKGYELAEQHKNPDAPVGTIFVDSKFSPIGRVNYTVTNARVGQATDYDRLTLEVWTNGSVLPEDAVAFSAKILKDQLQVFINFEEGLEPDIIEEPKETTRTNENLNRRVEELELSVRSANCLQNANIKYIGELVQKSESEMLKTKNFGRKSLNEIKEILAEMGLSLGMKIEGWEPPADEQTTQMEEVI, encoded by the coding sequence ATGACCCTTATCTATAAAAACTGGCGGAATCTCATCAAGCCCAAATTTCTCGAGATCGAGCCCGAAACCCATTCGGCGGTTTACGGCCGATTTATCGCGAGGCCCCTGGAGCGGGGATTCGGGTTGACCCTGGGGAATGCGCTTCGGAGAATTCTCCTTTCGTCCCTTCAGGGGGCCTCGATCATCTCGGTTAAAATGGATGGCGTCCTTCACGAATTTTCCACCATTCCGGGGGTGAAGGAGGATGTGACCAACATCATCCTGAATTTAAAGGAGCTGAAGCTCAAGCTCCTGACCGGAGAATCGGCCGTAATGAGCCTCAAGGCCTCGCGCCCCGGACTCATTACCGCCAAGGAGATCGAAACGGGGGGGCATGTCGAGATTTTAAACCCCGATCACCCCATCGCCGTGCTGGGGGAGGACGGCAAGCTTTCCATGGAAATGGCGGTGAAGATAGGCAAGGGGTACGAACTCGCGGAACAGCACAAAAACCCGGATGCGCCGGTGGGGACCATTTTTGTCGACTCCAAATTTTCACCGATCGGACGGGTCAATTACACCGTCACCAACGCCCGTGTCGGCCAGGCCACCGACTACGACCGCTTGACGCTCGAGGTTTGGACCAACGGTTCAGTCCTGCCGGAGGATGCGGTCGCCTTTTCGGCCAAAATTCTCAAAGACCAGCTTCAGGTTTTTATCAATTTTGAAGAGGGGCTGGAGCCGGATATCATCGAAGAGCCGAAGGAAACAACGAGGACGAACGAAAACCTGAACCGGCGGGTGGAGGAACTGGAACTCTCGGTCCGTTCGGCCAACTGCCTGCAAAACGCAAACATCAAGTACATCGGCGAGCTGGTGCAGAAATCCGAATCCGAGATGTTGAAGACCAAGAATTTCGGGCGCAAGTCGTTGAACGAAATCAAGGAAATTCTGGCCGAGATGGGGCTCTCGCTGGGCATGAAAATCGAGGGATGGGAGCCCCCCGCGGATGAGCAGACGACACAGATGGAAGAGGTGATCTAG
- the rpsD gene encoding 30S ribosomal protein S4 — translation MARYIQSVCRLCRREGLKLFLKGDRCYSDKCAIERREYGPGQHGQGRRTKRSEFGVQLREKQKVRQIYGLLERQFAKTFAGAERMKGVTGDNLIKILEARLDNMVYRMGFANSRNEARMLITQSHFLVNNKKVTIPSATLKAGDVVAVKEKSRRMARIVGALEASERRGIPEWLEVDRPKFEAKVRMLPAREQITMPIDEHLIVEYYSK, via the coding sequence ATGGCTCGTTATATACAATCTGTTTGTCGCCTCTGTCGGCGTGAAGGCCTCAAACTGTTCCTCAAGGGGGACCGTTGTTATTCCGACAAATGCGCCATCGAGCGCCGCGAATACGGCCCCGGCCAGCATGGGCAGGGGCGCAGGACCAAGCGTTCGGAATTCGGCGTGCAACTGCGCGAAAAGCAGAAGGTGCGCCAGATTTACGGCCTGCTGGAGCGGCAGTTTGCCAAGACCTTTGCCGGCGCCGAGCGGATGAAGGGGGTCACGGGCGACAACCTCATCAAAATCCTCGAGGCCCGCCTCGACAACATGGTCTACCGGATGGGTTTTGCCAATTCGAGAAACGAGGCGCGCATGCTGATCACGCAAAGCCATTTTCTGGTGAACAATAAAAAGGTGACGATTCCCTCCGCGACGCTCAAGGCGGGAGATGTGGTGGCCGTGAAGGAAAAAAGCCGCCGGATGGCCCGGATTGTCGGGGCGCTGGAGGCCAGCGAGCGTAGAGGCATTCCGGAATGGCTGGAGGTCGATAGGCCAAAATTCGAGGCGAAGGTGCGCATGCTCCCCGCGCGCGAGCAGATCACCATGCCGATCGATGAACATTTGATTGTGGAATATTATTCAAAATGA
- the rpmJ gene encoding 50S ribosomal protein L36 encodes MKVRSSVRKICDKCKLIRRKGIVRVICVNKKHKQKQG; translated from the coding sequence ATGAAAGTCAGATCGTCGGTGAGAAAAATTTGTGACAAATGCAAACTGATTCGCCGGAAGGGGATTGTGCGGGTCATTTGCGTGAATAAGAAACATAAGCAAAAACAGGGGTGA